A single genomic interval of Hyphomicrobium methylovorum harbors:
- a CDS encoding DUF817 domain-containing protein, with translation MQQKVRRSEGSAARLWAPLDRFVEWEAEVGAAAEAHGRFAHFAYEFVRFGLKQAWACLFGALLLALLIGTYLFYPKGAALARYDFLVIAAVAIQIVMLVAKLETLEEAKVILVFHVVGTAMEIFKTSVGSWVYPEASLLRIGGVPLFTGFMYAAIGSYIARCWRLFDFRFTRHPPVWALGILSAAIYCNFFAHHYVWDFRPVLFVAAFVLLGPTTIYYKIWKTHRHMPLLLGLALVAFFIWLAENIGTFTAAWTYPNQRHGWELVSLGKAGSWFLLMLISYTLVAALNGVDKMKINREA, from the coding sequence ATGCAACAAAAAGTGCGCCGATCGGAGGGAAGCGCGGCGCGGCTTTGGGCGCCGCTCGACCGCTTCGTCGAGTGGGAGGCCGAGGTCGGGGCGGCGGCCGAAGCACACGGGCGGTTTGCGCATTTCGCATATGAGTTTGTGCGCTTCGGGCTGAAGCAGGCGTGGGCTTGTCTGTTCGGTGCGTTGCTTCTGGCGCTTTTGATCGGAACGTATCTCTTCTACCCGAAGGGCGCGGCGCTCGCGCGTTACGACTTTCTGGTGATCGCTGCGGTTGCGATTCAAATCGTGATGCTTGTCGCGAAGCTCGAAACGCTCGAAGAAGCGAAAGTCATTCTCGTCTTTCACGTCGTCGGCACGGCGATGGAAATCTTTAAGACGTCGGTCGGTTCGTGGGTTTATCCGGAGGCGAGCTTGCTGCGCATTGGCGGCGTGCCGCTGTTCACCGGCTTCATGTACGCAGCAATCGGCTCATATATCGCGCGCTGCTGGCGGTTGTTTGATTTTCGCTTTACCCGGCATCCGCCAGTATGGGCGCTCGGGATATTGAGCGCGGCGATCTACTGCAACTTTTTCGCGCACCATTACGTCTGGGATTTTCGGCCCGTTCTGTTCGTTGCTGCGTTCGTGCTGCTCGGGCCGACGACGATCTATTACAAGATCTGGAAGACGCACCGACATATGCCGCTGCTTCTCGGTCTGGCGCTTGTCGCGTTTTTCATCTGGCTGGCGGAAAACATCGGGACGTTTACGGCGGCCTGGACGTATCCCAATCAGAGGCACGGATGGGAGTTGGTCAGCCTTGGGAAGGCTGGCTCATGGTTCCTGCTGATGCTGATTTCCTATACGCTCGTCGCGGCGCTCAATGGCGTCGATAAGATGAAAATTAACCGCGAGGCTTGA
- a CDS encoding methylmalonyl-CoA mutase family protein: MTSPTPDQTESLLGDDFPAAGIDEWRGLVEKALKGADFEKRLVSKTADGLKIRPLYTRADELAKTVGMLPGERPYTRGQKALRDGLGWDIRSFHVESDPKAANAAILEDLEGGVTSIGLQLANALPPTREALAIALKDVMLDVCPIVLVSGEAFFEGALALNALWDAKGVKPADRQGSFGADPLGALAMQGRLSEPVDTALARAVALMKTVEASPGVQVMTADGVVAHVAGASEAQELAWMLASLVAYLRAAEAGGIKPAKALPKINVALAADIDEFSTIAKLRAARHLIWRVADASGSGDAAESVKLNCPTSYRMMAKRDPWTNILRTTIACTGAALGGADAIVVLPFTFALGKPDSFARRVARNIQIVCQEESHLGRVTDPAGGSWYVENLTDDLAKKAWEIFQDIEARGGMLKCLTSGYLQDTIAATAETRTKSIATLRQELTGVSAFPLLGDDGVQAEPWPAPAKPSAKAAIEVKPMRPHRLGEAFEALRDEADAHGGFQIFLASLGQIADHNIRTTWIRNYLAAGGISSLISEGYKTPEDAAAAFKASGATVACICSSDAVNATLAEPTAAALKAAGAKRVLMAGKPGEKEAALKTAGVDQFLSAGADAVATLRGLQDALR, encoded by the coding sequence ATGACAAGCCCGACCCCGGACCAGACCGAATCCCTCCTTGGGGATGACTTTCCGGCCGCCGGAATAGATGAATGGCGCGGCCTGGTCGAGAAGGCGCTGAAGGGTGCGGATTTCGAAAAGCGCCTCGTCAGCAAGACGGCTGACGGCTTGAAGATCCGTCCGCTGTACACCCGCGCGGACGAACTGGCGAAGACCGTCGGCATGCTTCCTGGCGAACGCCCCTACACGCGCGGCCAGAAAGCCTTACGCGACGGCCTCGGCTGGGACATCCGCTCCTTCCACGTCGAATCCGATCCGAAGGCCGCCAACGCCGCGATCCTCGAAGACCTTGAAGGCGGTGTGACGTCGATCGGCCTCCAGCTCGCGAACGCACTGCCGCCGACGCGCGAAGCGCTCGCCATCGCCCTCAAGGACGTCATGCTGGACGTCTGCCCGATCGTGCTCGTTTCCGGCGAGGCTTTTTTTGAAGGCGCACTCGCGCTCAACGCGCTCTGGGATGCCAAGGGCGTCAAACCTGCGGACCGCCAAGGATCGTTCGGCGCCGATCCGCTTGGCGCGCTCGCAATGCAGGGCAGGCTATCCGAACCGGTAGACACCGCACTCGCCCGCGCCGTGGCGCTGATGAAAACGGTAGAAGCAAGCCCCGGCGTACAGGTGATGACGGCCGACGGCGTCGTCGCGCACGTTGCAGGCGCCAGCGAAGCGCAAGAACTGGCTTGGATGCTGGCGTCTCTCGTCGCTTACCTGCGGGCAGCCGAAGCTGGCGGCATCAAGCCCGCCAAAGCACTTCCAAAGATCAATGTTGCCCTCGCGGCCGACATCGATGAGTTCTCCACCATCGCGAAACTGCGCGCCGCTCGTCATTTGATCTGGCGTGTCGCCGACGCCTCCGGATCCGGAGATGCGGCAGAAAGCGTCAAACTCAATTGCCCGACGTCCTACCGCATGATGGCCAAGCGCGATCCTTGGACCAACATCCTTCGCACGACGATCGCTTGCACAGGCGCAGCACTCGGCGGCGCAGACGCCATCGTTGTCCTGCCATTCACGTTCGCGCTCGGAAAACCGGACTCGTTCGCACGCCGCGTCGCTCGCAACATTCAGATCGTGTGCCAGGAAGAAAGCCACCTTGGCCGCGTCACCGATCCGGCCGGCGGCTCGTGGTATGTCGAAAACTTGACGGACGACCTCGCCAAGAAGGCCTGGGAAATCTTCCAGGACATCGAAGCGCGCGGCGGCATGCTCAAATGTCTGACATCGGGCTATTTGCAAGACACCATCGCGGCAACGGCCGAAACGCGAACCAAAAGCATCGCCACCCTGCGCCAGGAATTGACCGGCGTCAGCGCATTTCCCCTTCTGGGCGACGACGGCGTTCAAGCCGAGCCATGGCCCGCGCCAGCTAAGCCATCGGCTAAAGCTGCCATCGAAGTGAAACCCATGCGCCCGCACCGCTTGGGCGAGGCGTTCGAAGCGTTGCGAGACGAGGCAGACGCACACGGCGGTTTTCAGATCTTCCTCGCGAGCCTCGGACAGATCGCGGATCACAACATCCGCACGACTTGGATCAGGAACTATCTCGCGGCAGGCGGCATCTCCTCGCTCATCAGCGAAGGTTACAAGACGCCTGAAGACGCCGCGGCTGCATTCAAGGCATCCGGCGCGACGGTTGCGTGCATCTGTTCGTCCGATGCCGTCAACGCGACGCTAGCCGAGCCGACGGCCGCAGCCCTGAAGGCAGCGGGCGCAAAGCGTGTTCTGATGGCTGGCAAGCCCGGCGAGAAGGAAGCGGCGCTCAAGACCGCGGGTGTCGACCAGTTCCTGTCCGCCGGAGCTGATGCCGTCGCAACATTGCGGGGCCTGCAAGACGCTCTGCGATAG
- a CDS encoding DUF1398 domain-containing protein, producing the protein MNATQQSIAQTCLSAADNGTMTFPEIVATLTQAGFESYAIDFRRATATYYSTNGESIELPTHRLDVPVAGAFDAATIQAAIREAQQLVEGYTYRGFCTKVAQAGCAGYIVSFSGRRSLYIGRTAETHVEHFPS; encoded by the coding sequence ATGAACGCCACCCAGCAGTCCATCGCCCAGACCTGTCTTTCCGCCGCCGATAACGGCACGATGACCTTTCCAGAAATCGTCGCAACACTGACACAGGCGGGATTTGAAAGTTACGCGATCGATTTCCGGCGGGCGACCGCAACCTATTATTCAACGAACGGCGAAAGCATCGAGCTTCCAACTCACCGCCTTGACGTCCCCGTCGCAGGAGCATTCGACGCAGCGACCATTCAAGCGGCGATCCGCGAAGCGCAGCAGCTCGTGGAGGGATATACATACAGGGGCTTCTGCACGAAGGTCGCACAAGCCGGATGCGCCGGTTACATCGTCTCGTTTTCGGGCCGCCGGTCGCTTTACATCGGCAGAACCGCCGAAACCCACGTCGAACACTTCCCGAGTTGA
- a CDS encoding DEAD/DEAH box helicase: MNTPTFEAFGFAEPLARALTQCGYEKPTPIQALALKPQLESRDLLGMAETGSGKTATFILPILQRLAAEPVDPLPKQVFALVLAPTRELAIQIDQEVASLSRNMRVRRAVVLGGVSKGPQINALKRGVHVLVATPGRLLDHVNMRTCDLSHVRVLVLDEADRMFDMGFIRDIRKIVSLIPSSRRTALFSATMPDEIRKFAYEVLKDPHKVDLSTKTVVVDRIDQKAMIVRTPEKQSRLHTLLADPEAKRVIVFTRTKRGADRVSQRLESAGISSSAFHGNKAQNARQRALNDFTQGHIRVLVATDIAARGIDVSNITHVINFDMPVDPETYVHRVGRTARKGTSGIAISLCDPSERKEIVAIERMMKQRLEIIDDVGGASLPPLERKPREASRSPRPDRGRPDHRNGEGAGHRNGGGARPERHARPEYQPRKDDAAIFGVGSASEPAQAHREPRRDRGDRPQGAPHHRGERPHRGQHTRGERGNSERSGEQRPIRFADPSQRDKPRNDGNGQRHRDHADASASAGKTGGRDAARSPSDRPHRDGNEGGKGAWAAAGAPKFMRRRNDDRGRGRADRNPA, encoded by the coding sequence TTGAATACTCCGACATTTGAGGCGTTCGGCTTTGCTGAGCCTCTTGCACGTGCCCTTACGCAATGCGGGTACGAGAAGCCGACGCCTATCCAGGCGCTGGCCCTTAAGCCGCAACTCGAATCCCGCGATCTTCTCGGCATGGCCGAAACGGGCTCAGGCAAAACAGCAACCTTCATTCTGCCGATCCTTCAGCGTCTCGCTGCCGAGCCGGTAGACCCGCTTCCGAAGCAGGTCTTCGCACTCGTGCTCGCGCCGACGCGTGAACTCGCAATCCAGATCGATCAGGAAGTCGCCAGCCTGTCGCGCAACATGCGCGTCCGCCGCGCTGTCGTCCTCGGTGGTGTCAGCAAAGGCCCGCAGATCAACGCGCTGAAGCGCGGCGTCCACGTTCTGGTCGCTACGCCCGGCCGCCTGCTCGATCACGTCAACATGCGCACATGCGATCTCTCGCACGTCCGCGTTCTTGTGCTCGACGAAGCCGACCGCATGTTCGACATGGGCTTCATCCGCGACATCCGGAAGATCGTTTCATTGATCCCCTCGTCGCGCCGCACTGCGCTTTTCTCGGCAACGATGCCGGACGAAATCCGCAAATTCGCGTACGAAGTTCTGAAAGATCCGCACAAAGTCGATCTGTCTACCAAAACGGTCGTCGTCGACCGCATCGATCAGAAAGCCATGATCGTGCGCACACCGGAAAAACAAAGCCGCCTGCATACGCTTCTTGCTGATCCGGAAGCCAAACGCGTCATCGTCTTCACCCGCACCAAGCGCGGCGCCGACCGTGTTTCGCAGCGTCTCGAGTCCGCTGGCATCAGCTCGTCAGCGTTCCATGGCAACAAGGCTCAGAACGCGCGTCAGCGCGCGCTGAACGACTTCACGCAGGGCCATATCCGCGTGCTCGTCGCAACCGACATCGCCGCTCGCGGCATCGACGTTTCGAACATCACGCACGTCATCAATTTCGACATGCCGGTTGATCCCGAGACATACGTGCACCGCGTCGGCCGCACCGCCCGCAAAGGCACGAGCGGCATTGCCATTTCGCTGTGCGATCCCTCCGAACGTAAGGAGATTGTCGCAATCGAGCGGATGATGAAGCAGAGGCTCGAAATCATCGACGACGTCGGCGGCGCTTCGTTGCCGCCGCTCGAAAGGAAGCCCCGCGAAGCCAGCCGCAGCCCGCGGCCTGACCGCGGCCGGCCGGATCATCGCAATGGTGAGGGAGCCGGACACCGCAACGGTGGCGGCGCCCGCCCGGAACGTCATGCTCGACCGGAATACCAGCCTCGCAAAGATGATGCGGCGATCTTCGGTGTCGGATCGGCATCCGAGCCTGCGCAAGCGCATCGCGAACCGCGCCGGGATCGTGGTGATCGTCCGCAGGGTGCTCCGCATCATCGCGGCGAACGCCCGCATCGTGGACAGCACACACGTGGCGAACGCGGCAACAGTGAACGATCTGGCGAACAACGCCCGATCCGCTTCGCTGATCCGAGCCAGCGTGACAAGCCGCGCAATGATGGCAACGGACAGCGCCATCGCGATCACGCCGACGCCTCCGCGTCAGCCGGTAAGACGGGTGGCAGAGATGCAGCTCGCTCGCCGAGCGATCGCCCGCATCGTGACGGAAACGAAGGCGGCAAAGGCGCTTGGGCAGCTGCTGGCGCACCTAAATTCATGCGTCGCCGCAATGACGACCGCGGCCGTGGCCGCGCCGATCGCAATCCCGCCTGA
- a CDS encoding DUF4236 domain-containing protein gives MGHFRFRKTFSIFPGVRINLSKTGVSSSIGGNGATVNVGKNGPMVTLGVPGTGLSYRTPLSIAVIGILLLLIVAAGLAYLIAPESVRMLLHWWQPRWF, from the coding sequence ATGGGCCATTTCCGTTTTCGCAAAACGTTCAGTATTTTTCCGGGCGTGCGCATCAATCTCAGCAAGACGGGCGTCAGTTCGAGCATCGGCGGCAACGGCGCGACAGTGAACGTCGGCAAGAACGGTCCGATGGTGACACTCGGCGTGCCCGGCACGGGATTGAGCTATCGCACGCCGCTCAGCATCGCGGTGATCGGAATTCTGCTGCTGCTGATCGTCGCCGCGGGTCTTGCGTATTTGATTGCGCCGGAGTCGGTGCGCATGCTGCTGCACTGGTGGCAGCCGCGCTGGTTCTAA
- the pip gene encoding prolyl aminopeptidase, with protein MNAISEAYRPFDARMLSVGDGHWIYVEEVGRKGGRPVVFLHGGPGSGSQHLHRTLFDPERDHVFLIDQRGAGRSHPYLRFEANTTGHLINDLETVRRHFGISQWLLVGGSWGSTLALAYAEAYPDRVTGLVLRAIFLGTDAEVEWAFVTGPQIFRPELYAAFVDRLPEMERKDPLAAYIARLTGPDDKARLLAAQIWSAYERALSQIAPGNAVLPASVPDDARLPPTPLMEAHYILNEFFLAPNQLLKNAYRLTDIPGRIIQGRYDLLCPPKNARALAAAWPDARLDFIDTAGHDMTEPGVMDALRKAINEIGK; from the coding sequence ATGAACGCGATTTCCGAAGCATATCGGCCGTTCGACGCGCGCATGCTCAGCGTCGGGGACGGCCATTGGATCTATGTCGAAGAGGTCGGCCGAAAGGGGGGCCGGCCGGTCGTGTTTCTGCATGGCGGCCCGGGAAGCGGCTCGCAACACCTGCATCGCACGCTGTTCGACCCGGAACGCGATCACGTATTTCTGATCGACCAACGCGGTGCGGGCCGCAGTCATCCGTATCTTCGCTTTGAAGCGAATACGACCGGCCACCTCATCAACGATCTCGAAACCGTGCGGCGGCACTTCGGGATTTCACAATGGCTTCTCGTCGGCGGTTCCTGGGGCTCGACGCTGGCCCTCGCCTACGCCGAGGCCTACCCCGACCGCGTCACAGGCCTCGTTCTGCGCGCCATCTTTCTCGGCACCGATGCCGAAGTCGAATGGGCGTTCGTGACGGGTCCGCAAATTTTCCGACCCGAACTCTACGCCGCCTTTGTGGACCGCCTCCCCGAGATGGAACGCAAAGATCCACTTGCTGCCTATATCGCGCGCCTGACCGGCCCCGATGACAAAGCCCGTCTGCTCGCCGCGCAAATCTGGTCCGCGTATGAACGCGCCCTCTCTCAGATCGCGCCGGGCAACGCCGTACTGCCGGCGAGCGTACCCGACGACGCGCGCTTGCCGCCGACGCCGCTGATGGAAGCGCACTACATTCTCAATGAATTCTTTCTTGCGCCGAACCAGCTTCTGAAAAACGCCTACCGGCTAACGGACATTCCCGGCCGCATTATCCAGGGCCGTTATGACCTTCTTTGCCCGCCGAAAAATGCCCGCGCGCTCGCCGCCGCCTGGCCGGACGCGCGCCTGGATTTTATCGACACAGCCGGACACGACATGACCGAGCCCGGCGTGATGGACGCGCTACGTAAGGCCATCAACGAAATCGGAAAGTAA
- the scpA gene encoding methylmalonyl-CoA mutase has product MSSIPNFAKVPLDPEVPVAAPKAKAPDAPVWETPEGIPVKPVFTDADTAGLDFVDTLPGIAPYVRGPYPAMYALQPWTVRQYAGFSTAEDSNAFYRRNIAAGQKGLSIAFDLATHRGYDSDHPRVKGDVGMAGVAIDSIYDMRVLFDSIPLQDMTVSMTMNGAVLPILALFIVAGEEQGVPPQKLAGTIQNDILKEFMVRNTYIYPPGPSMRIVSDIFAYTSANMPKFNSISISGYHMQEAGATADLELGYTIADGIEYARAGVAAGMDIDSFAPRLSFFWAIGMNYFMEIAKMRAGRLIWAKLIKEEFNPKNERSLSLRTHSQTSGWSLTAQDIFNNATRTCLEALAATQGHTQSLHTNGLDEAIALPTDFSARIARNTQLLLQQESGTCRTIDPWGGSHYVERLTYDLAKRAMAHIEEVEEQGGMAKAIAAGIPKLRIEEAAARTQARIDSGRQTITGVNKFQIKGDKEINFLKVDNRAVREAQLAKLERLRAERDEPSVQAALNALTEGAKGNANLLDLAVKAAREKATVGEISYALEKVFTRHKAEIRAISGVYKKEAAMNPSVDRVKKLVEAFDKNDGRRPRILIAKLGQDGHDRGQKVIASAFADLGFDVDIGPLFATSDEAARQAVENDVHVIGVSSLTAGHLTLVPELKAALDKEGRGDIMIVVGGVIPPSDYDELFRSGAKAVFGPGTNIPEAAADLIEKLNAQLGYTEKAAAE; this is encoded by the coding sequence ATGTCCTCGATCCCGAATTTCGCCAAAGTGCCTCTCGATCCGGAAGTTCCGGTTGCCGCCCCGAAGGCGAAAGCGCCTGATGCTCCGGTGTGGGAGACGCCTGAAGGCATTCCGGTGAAGCCCGTGTTTACGGACGCCGACACAGCCGGGCTCGATTTCGTAGACACGCTTCCCGGCATCGCGCCGTACGTTCGCGGACCCTATCCGGCAATGTACGCGCTGCAGCCGTGGACCGTCCGTCAATACGCCGGCTTCTCGACCGCCGAAGATTCGAACGCCTTCTACCGCCGCAACATCGCCGCCGGTCAGAAAGGTCTTTCGATCGCTTTCGATCTCGCGACCCATCGCGGCTACGATTCCGATCACCCGCGCGTCAAGGGTGACGTCGGCATGGCGGGCGTCGCCATCGATTCAATCTACGACATGCGCGTTCTGTTCGACAGCATTCCGCTGCAGGACATGACCGTCTCGATGACGATGAACGGCGCCGTCCTTCCCATCCTCGCGCTCTTCATCGTCGCGGGTGAAGAACAAGGTGTGCCGCCGCAGAAACTCGCCGGAACCATTCAGAACGACATTCTGAAAGAGTTCATGGTGCGCAACACCTACATTTATCCGCCCGGACCTTCGATGCGCATCGTCTCGGACATCTTCGCCTATACCAGCGCGAATATGCCGAAGTTCAATTCGATCTCGATCTCCGGCTATCACATGCAGGAAGCGGGAGCGACGGCCGACCTCGAACTCGGCTACACGATCGCCGACGGCATCGAATACGCACGCGCTGGCGTCGCGGCGGGCATGGACATCGATTCCTTCGCGCCGCGCCTGTCGTTCTTCTGGGCGATTGGCATGAACTATTTCATGGAAATCGCGAAGATGCGGGCGGGCCGCCTGATCTGGGCGAAGCTCATCAAAGAAGAATTCAATCCGAAGAACGAACGCTCGCTGTCGCTGCGCACGCACTCGCAGACGTCCGGCTGGAGCCTCACCGCGCAAGACATCTTCAACAACGCCACGCGAACCTGCCTCGAAGCCTTGGCCGCAACGCAAGGCCATACGCAATCGCTGCACACGAACGGACTGGACGAAGCCATCGCGCTTCCAACAGACTTCTCCGCCCGCATCGCGCGCAACACGCAGCTTCTGCTGCAGCAGGAATCAGGCACCTGCCGCACGATCGATCCCTGGGGCGGCAGCCACTACGTCGAACGCCTCACCTACGATCTTGCAAAGCGGGCAATGGCGCACATCGAAGAGGTTGAGGAACAAGGCGGCATGGCGAAAGCAATCGCCGCCGGCATTCCCAAACTGCGCATCGAAGAAGCTGCTGCGCGCACGCAGGCACGCATCGACTCCGGCCGCCAGACGATCACCGGCGTCAACAAATTCCAGATCAAGGGCGACAAGGAAATCAACTTCCTGAAGGTCGACAACCGCGCCGTGCGAGAAGCTCAGCTTGCAAAGCTCGAACGTCTCCGCGCTGAACGCGACGAGCCCTCCGTCCAAGCCGCGCTCAATGCGCTGACGGAAGGCGCAAAGGGCAATGCGAACTTGCTCGATCTCGCCGTCAAGGCCGCACGCGAAAAAGCGACGGTTGGCGAAATTTCCTACGCGCTCGAAAAAGTCTTCACCCGCCACAAGGCAGAGATCCGCGCCATTTCCGGCGTCTACAAGAAGGAAGCGGCGATGAACCCGAGCGTTGATCGCGTCAAAAAACTCGTCGAAGCCTTCGACAAGAACGACGGCCGCCGCCCGCGTATCCTGATCGCAAAGCTAGGTCAGGATGGCCATGACCGCGGCCAGAAGGTGATCGCGTCCGCATTCGCCGACCTTGGCTTCGACGTCGATATCGGGCCGCTGTTCGCAACGTCCGACGAAGCAGCGCGTCAAGCCGTCGAAAACGACGTCCACGTCATCGGCGTTTCATCACTTACGGCCGGTCACTTGACGCTGGTGCCTGAGCTCAAAGCGGCACTCGACAAAGAAGGCCGTGGCGACATCATGATTGTCGTCGGTGGCGTCATTCCGCCATCAGACTACGATGAGCTTTTCCGCTCCGGCGCCAAGGCCGTATTCGGCCCCGGCACCAACATCCCGGAAGCCGCAGCCGACCTCATCGAAAAACTCAACGCCCAACTCGGCTACACCGAAAAAGCAGCCGCGGAGTAA
- a CDS encoding helicase HerA-like domain-containing protein, whose product MTGTPGVSGQDQPVADPRDYVEGGLILIGCSQSGRELAPECIELALANRHGLVTGATGTGKTVTLQVLAEGFSAAGVPVFAADIKGDLSGIAEKGSPLPKLVARAQEIGLTRYGNTSFPVAFWDVFGNDGHPVRATVQEMGPLLLSRLLELTEPQEGVLNIAFRWAADEREAGDDQMVIRDLKDLRSIIDEMGKRASSLRSKYGHIAPATVGVIQRRLLVLEEQGADRFFGEPALDIMDFLKTAPDGRGVVNILAADKLMNTPRLYATFLLWLLTELFERLPEVGDLEKPKLVFLFDEAHILFNDAPKSVLEQVERVTRLIRSKGVGVYYVTQSPNDVPDRVSAQLGNRIQHALRAFTPREQKAIRAAAQTFRPNPELDTERVIQELTVGEALVSLLHGKGEPSMVQRTLIRPPMSRVGPLTPEERKRIIEADADNRRKYAQTLDRESAFERLQSRNTTVGQLKERLSRFSNLIRGKG is encoded by the coding sequence ATGACAGGAACTCCGGGTGTTTCGGGGCAAGACCAACCGGTCGCAGATCCGCGCGATTACGTCGAAGGCGGTCTGATTCTTATTGGCTGCAGCCAATCGGGCCGCGAACTCGCACCCGAATGCATTGAGCTTGCGCTCGCCAATCGGCACGGTCTCGTCACAGGCGCAACGGGCACCGGAAAAACGGTGACGCTGCAAGTGTTGGCGGAAGGGTTCTCCGCCGCAGGTGTTCCGGTTTTTGCCGCCGACATTAAAGGTGACCTTTCCGGAATTGCGGAAAAGGGATCGCCGCTGCCGAAGCTTGTGGCGCGTGCGCAGGAAATCGGTCTGACCCGCTACGGCAACACGAGTTTTCCAGTCGCGTTCTGGGACGTCTTCGGCAACGACGGCCATCCGGTGCGCGCAACCGTGCAGGAGATGGGGCCGCTTCTGCTGTCGCGCCTGCTCGAACTGACGGAGCCGCAGGAGGGTGTTTTGAACATCGCCTTCCGTTGGGCTGCGGATGAGCGCGAAGCGGGCGACGATCAGATGGTGATCCGGGATCTCAAGGATCTCCGCTCGATCATCGACGAGATGGGGAAGCGCGCCTCAAGTCTCAGAAGCAAATATGGTCATATCGCACCGGCGACCGTTGGCGTTATTCAGCGGCGTTTGCTGGTGCTCGAAGAGCAGGGGGCTGACCGCTTTTTCGGCGAGCCGGCACTCGACATCATGGACTTTCTGAAGACTGCGCCGGACGGGCGCGGTGTGGTCAACATTCTTGCGGCCGACAAGCTGATGAATACGCCGCGTCTTTACGCGACGTTCCTGCTGTGGCTGCTGACGGAACTCTTCGAGCGGTTGCCGGAAGTTGGCGATCTGGAAAAGCCGAAGCTCGTCTTCTTGTTTGACGAAGCGCATATCCTGTTCAACGACGCGCCGAAATCTGTGCTCGAACAGGTCGAGCGTGTGACGCGCCTGATCCGCTCCAAGGGTGTGGGCGTCTACTACGTTACGCAAAGTCCGAACGACGTGCCGGATCGGGTTTCGGCCCAGTTGGGTAACCGCATTCAGCACGCGCTGCGCGCGTTCACGCCGCGGGAGCAAAAGGCGATCCGCGCAGCGGCTCAGACGTTTCGTCCGAATCCCGAACTCGATACCGAGCGAGTTATTCAGGAACTGACGGTGGGCGAAGCGCTCGTTTCGTTGCTGCATGGAAAGGGTGAACCTTCGATGGTGCAGCGGACGCTGATCCGGCCGCCCATGTCGCGGGTTGGCCCCCTGACGCCAGAAGAGCGGAAACGGATTATCGAAGCGGATGCCGATAATCGCCGGAAATACGCTCAAACGCTCGACCGCGAATCGGCGTTTGAACGTTTGCAATCCCGCAATACGACTGTCGGGCAGCTCAAGGAACGGTTGTCGCGGTTCTCGAACCTCATTCGTGGCAAGGGATGA